The Corynebacterium qintianiae genome has a window encoding:
- a CDS encoding helix-turn-helix domain-containing protein encodes MSDKNRKTYKGNYWYMSPEEVMAFLSISKATLNRMVADGVLPCSVPYGRVRRFKSSDVERLMEKSILQMV; translated from the coding sequence ATGTCAGATAAAAATCGAAAAACTTACAAAGGCAACTATTGGTACATGTCCCCAGAAGAGGTCATGGCGTTTTTGTCGATTTCCAAAGCGACGCTCAACAGGATGGTAGCCGATGGTGTACTACCCTGCTCAGTCCCATACGGGCGGGTTCGCCGTTTTAAGAGCTCGGATGTAGAGCGGTTAATGGAAAAATCCATTTTGCAAATGGTGTGA
- a CDS encoding queuosine precursor transporter → MNRAATRSPYPILVAVFCAVFIVSNITAQKGVQLGPLITDGAFFLFPVSYIIGDVIAEVYGFNAARRTVFIGFGVTLLTVASFAIAIALPAAPFYDAQETFASVLGTLPRILIAGLAGYVVGQLLNAWVLQKMKDRFGPSRLWARLIGSTIVGEFFDTLIFCAIAAGVIGIDTPAQFINYVVVGFLWKTLMEAVLVPITYQVIAWVRRLERSTAP, encoded by the coding sequence GTGAACCGCGCCGCCACCCGCTCCCCGTACCCGATCCTGGTCGCCGTCTTCTGCGCGGTCTTCATCGTCTCGAACATCACAGCCCAGAAGGGCGTGCAGCTCGGGCCGCTGATTACCGACGGAGCGTTCTTCCTCTTCCCCGTCTCCTACATCATCGGCGATGTCATCGCCGAGGTCTACGGTTTCAACGCCGCGCGGCGCACCGTGTTCATCGGTTTCGGTGTCACGTTGCTCACCGTCGCGTCCTTCGCCATCGCCATCGCCCTGCCGGCGGCGCCGTTTTACGACGCCCAGGAGACCTTCGCCTCCGTTCTGGGCACACTGCCGCGCATCCTCATCGCCGGGCTCGCCGGCTACGTGGTCGGCCAGCTGCTCAACGCGTGGGTGCTGCAGAAGATGAAGGACCGCTTCGGGCCCAGCAGACTGTGGGCGCGCCTGATCGGCTCCACCATCGTCGGCGAGTTCTTCGACACCCTAATCTTCTGCGCGATCGCGGCCGGCGTCATCGGGATCGACACCCCCGCGCAGTTCATCAACTACGTCGTCGTGGGGTTCCTCTGGAAGACCCTGATGGAGGCGGTGCTGGTGCCCATCACCTACCAGGTCATTGCGTGGGTGCGCCGACTCGAGCGTAGTACCGCCCCATAA
- the gluQRS gene encoding tRNA glutamyl-Q(34) synthetase GluQRS, with translation MSAGRYAPSPSGDLHFGNLRTAVLAWLFARRSGREFYLRVEDIDSERSSRAAAQRQIEDLLSVGIDFDPPVVYQSERSDLYDAALSRLPVYECYCTRRDIREASGAPHAKPGMYPGTCRDLPESQRAYRRSQLRAEGRLPSLRLRAAAEEWTVRDFYHGTVTGPVDDVVLRRGGNISQAQAGDWAYNLAVVVDDGEQGVDQVVRGDDLLGSSYAQAYLASLLGYAEPEYAHVPLVVNAAGQRLAKRDGAVTLREMGAPQDVVVRIAESLGCVGVASLSELLEVFEPDKLPREPWLFKG, from the coding sequence ATGAGCGCCGGCAGGTACGCACCCTCCCCGAGCGGGGATCTCCACTTCGGGAATCTGCGCACCGCCGTGCTTGCCTGGTTGTTTGCCCGTCGGTCGGGCCGGGAGTTCTACCTGCGTGTGGAAGACATCGACTCGGAGCGCTCCTCGCGTGCGGCGGCGCAGCGGCAGATCGAGGACCTGCTGTCGGTGGGCATCGATTTTGACCCGCCGGTGGTGTACCAGTCCGAGCGCTCTGACCTCTACGACGCCGCTTTGTCGCGGCTTCCGGTCTACGAGTGCTACTGCACCCGCCGCGACATCCGCGAGGCGTCCGGCGCGCCCCACGCAAAGCCCGGAATGTACCCCGGCACCTGCAGGGATCTGCCCGAAAGCCAGCGCGCTTATCGACGCTCCCAGCTCCGCGCCGAAGGCCGCCTCCCCTCACTGCGCCTCCGCGCTGCCGCGGAGGAATGGACGGTGCGGGATTTCTACCACGGAACCGTGACCGGCCCCGTCGACGACGTGGTGCTGCGCCGCGGGGGCAACATCAGCCAGGCGCAGGCGGGCGACTGGGCCTACAACCTCGCCGTGGTGGTCGACGACGGCGAGCAGGGAGTGGATCAGGTCGTGCGCGGTGACGACCTGCTGGGGTCGTCCTACGCCCAGGCTTACCTGGCGTCGCTGCTGGGGTACGCGGAGCCGGAGTACGCGCACGTGCCGTTGGTGGTCAACGCTGCGGGACAGCGGCTGGCGAAGCGCGACGGGGCCGTGACCCTGCGGGAGATGGGCGCGCCGCAGGACGTGGTGGTCCGTATTGCGGAGTCTCTGGGGTGCGTGGGGGTGGCGTCGCTAAGCGAGCTGCTCGAAGTTTTCGAGCCCGACAAGCTGCCGCGCGAGCCGTGGCTCTTTAAAGGGTGA
- a CDS encoding CsbD family protein, translating into MAFEGKGDQLKGNIKEGLGEATDNKSLENEGKADQLGGDIREKASEAGDAIKDTFNDAAAKIQDAREN; encoded by the coding sequence ATGGCATTCGAAGGCAAGGGCGACCAGCTCAAGGGCAACATCAAGGAGGGCCTCGGCGAGGCCACCGACAACAAGTCCCTGGAGAACGAGGGCAAGGCTGACCAACTTGGCGGCGACATCCGCGAGAAGGCGTCCGAGGCGGGCGACGCCATCAAGGACACCTTCAACGACGCTGCGGCAAAGATCCAGGACGCGCGCGAGAACTAA
- a CDS encoding FtsK/SpoIIIE domain-containing protein: MAIEEEKKNRAIELGVTQTGRPVSFSIDEPTHIAIQGMTRSGKSATTYYFLSELAGHRGVEIHFLDITTLLAAPFNEVGASGLSATGTRDADQYLTVLETLLKRMNSRIDELSALKRDKIQSFSPAYPLQVVVIEELPSLVCWLEDEDKVSGRKPAERNTPRFISMLRQLLAQGLKVGVMCLLIAQRFDAAVISGPARSNLGLRICLRVDDRDAVAMLFSDATSNHVDAIVSAPPGCGFLSSPTQRLAKVRLNYREYADYRSRVEACVHPNIDEHATRAQSR, encoded by the coding sequence ATGGCTATAGAGGAGGAGAAAAAGAATCGCGCCATTGAATTAGGCGTAACACAAACTGGACGGCCGGTGTCGTTTTCGATAGATGAGCCGACTCATATTGCAATCCAGGGTATGACTCGGAGTGGGAAGAGCGCTACCACCTATTACTTCTTAAGTGAACTTGCAGGCCACCGAGGTGTCGAAATTCATTTTCTAGACATCACAACCCTGTTAGCAGCTCCGTTCAATGAAGTTGGTGCCAGTGGTCTTTCTGCTACTGGGACGCGAGATGCAGACCAATACTTGACAGTGTTGGAAACGCTTCTCAAGAGAATGAACTCTCGAATTGATGAGCTTTCAGCACTTAAGCGCGACAAGATTCAAAGCTTCTCCCCTGCGTATCCGTTGCAGGTGGTCGTTATTGAAGAGCTGCCGAGTCTTGTCTGCTGGCTTGAAGATGAGGATAAAGTATCCGGGCGAAAGCCGGCCGAGAGAAACACCCCTCGGTTTATCTCGATGCTGCGCCAACTTCTCGCCCAGGGGTTAAAAGTCGGCGTGATGTGCTTACTCATCGCGCAGCGATTTGACGCCGCCGTTATCAGTGGCCCCGCCCGGAGCAACCTGGGCTTGCGAATTTGCTTGCGGGTCGATGACAGGGATGCGGTGGCAATGCTGTTCTCAGATGCCACCTCTAATCACGTTGATGCAATAGTCTCAGCCCCTCCGGGTTGTGGCTTTCTGTCGTCACCTACACAGCGGTTGGCAAAGGTCCGCCTGAATTACAGGGAATATGCCGATTACCGGTCGAGGGTCGAGGCATGTGTCCATCCAAATATTGACGAGCACGCAACGCGAGCGCAGTCAAGGTGA
- a CDS encoding MMPL family transporter, giving the protein MAKFLFKVGRWSYLHKWQVIVAWLILLAGTAGAALTLSKPFTSEFSISGTPAIEALQTLDDNFPGSGDIANAPTVNLVFAAPEGQRLDSPENMAAMDATVAYIADNLDGITSTERFGNPVEVNGELTRTIVGQMTEMGLPEESAKADAYNVRTLSDDARIGYTTFDFGAESSMTVTQEERDVVNRAMEIGRDAGLQVEAGGAGFGEPIEIKSTSELVGLAVAFVVLLITFGSLVAASMPVITAVVGVGIGALLIVLTTRFVELNEITPVLAVMIGLAVGIDYALFILSRYRQERQRLSGPDAAGLATGTAGSSVVFAGLTVFTALVALALAQIEFLTWMGLSAAVTVAISVLIALTLIPALLGAWGDRAFAVKIPGVAGNPGPGKRPARDLARRSMGRSWVNVVKRFPAVIMAAVVLGLGALAIPVLDLQMSLPADTTSNKDTTQRKAADLMAEGFGPGVNGQFLVIVDAHNVNPDTEILQPFMDAMPDETGGDAEKAALASFLYTVSEAKSVNGIRHAQLVAVNDDLTAAQIAATPTTGPEEEFTLDVAHGLRETNSRVEDATGVTIGLTGLTAVQMDITEELAGAMPLYLSIVVGLAIILLILVFRSIMVPVVAGLGFLLSVGAAFGVTIAVFQMGFLDLVNTPAPIISFMPIFLIGVTFGLAMDYQVFLVTRIREHYLKERGSGPGAEIRAVEEATVEGFAQGARVVTAAAVIMIAVFVAFVDQPLPFIQIFGFALAAAVLFDAFFIRMTLVPATMFILGRATWWMPRWLDRVLPEVDVEGTELEKEFERA; this is encoded by the coding sequence GTGGCGAAGTTTCTGTTCAAGGTGGGGCGCTGGTCTTACCTGCATAAATGGCAGGTCATCGTGGCGTGGCTGATCCTGCTCGCGGGCACGGCGGGCGCCGCTCTCACGCTGTCGAAGCCGTTCACCTCCGAGTTCTCCATCTCGGGCACACCCGCGATCGAGGCGCTGCAAACTCTCGACGACAATTTCCCGGGCTCCGGCGACATCGCGAACGCCCCCACGGTCAACCTGGTTTTCGCTGCGCCGGAGGGGCAGCGGTTGGATTCGCCGGAGAACATGGCGGCCATGGACGCCACGGTGGCGTACATCGCTGACAACCTCGACGGCATTACCTCGACCGAACGCTTCGGCAACCCTGTCGAGGTCAACGGAGAGCTCACGCGCACCATCGTGGGCCAGATGACCGAAATGGGGTTGCCGGAGGAGTCGGCCAAGGCGGATGCGTACAACGTACGAACGCTGTCCGATGACGCCCGGATCGGTTACACCACGTTCGACTTCGGCGCAGAGTCCTCCATGACGGTCACGCAGGAGGAGCGCGATGTTGTCAACCGGGCGATGGAGATCGGGCGCGACGCCGGCCTGCAGGTTGAGGCAGGCGGGGCGGGTTTCGGCGAGCCGATCGAGATCAAGAGCACCAGCGAGCTCGTCGGGCTGGCGGTGGCTTTCGTCGTTCTGCTCATCACGTTCGGTTCGCTCGTGGCGGCGTCGATGCCGGTGATCACCGCCGTCGTCGGCGTGGGCATCGGCGCTCTTCTCATCGTTCTGACGACCCGGTTCGTCGAGCTCAACGAAATCACCCCGGTGCTGGCCGTGATGATCGGCCTCGCCGTCGGAATCGACTACGCGCTGTTCATCCTGTCTCGTTACAGGCAGGAGCGGCAGCGGTTGTCGGGGCCGGACGCCGCCGGTCTGGCTACCGGCACCGCGGGCTCTTCGGTGGTGTTCGCGGGTCTGACGGTGTTCACCGCGCTCGTGGCTCTGGCGCTGGCGCAGATCGAGTTCCTCACCTGGATGGGCCTTTCCGCCGCCGTGACCGTGGCCATTTCCGTGCTCATCGCGCTCACGCTTATCCCGGCGCTGCTCGGCGCGTGGGGGGACCGCGCGTTCGCGGTGAAGATCCCGGGTGTCGCAGGTAACCCCGGCCCCGGCAAGAGGCCCGCCAGAGACCTGGCGCGCCGATCAATGGGCCGGAGCTGGGTCAACGTGGTCAAGCGCTTCCCGGCTGTCATCATGGCAGCTGTCGTCCTCGGACTGGGTGCGCTCGCCATCCCGGTGTTGGACCTGCAAATGTCGCTTCCAGCCGATACCACGTCGAACAAGGACACCACGCAGCGCAAGGCCGCGGACCTCATGGCGGAGGGCTTTGGCCCCGGGGTCAACGGGCAGTTCCTCGTCATCGTCGACGCGCACAACGTCAACCCGGACACCGAGATCCTCCAGCCTTTCATGGACGCCATGCCGGACGAGACTGGTGGCGACGCGGAGAAGGCGGCCCTGGCGTCGTTCCTGTACACGGTGAGCGAAGCCAAGAGCGTGAACGGCATCCGCCACGCCCAGCTCGTCGCCGTCAACGACGACCTCACCGCGGCCCAGATCGCCGCTACCCCCACCACTGGCCCGGAGGAGGAGTTCACTCTCGACGTGGCGCACGGCCTGCGCGAGACCAACTCGCGGGTCGAGGACGCCACTGGGGTGACGATCGGGCTCACGGGTCTAACGGCGGTGCAGATGGACATCACCGAAGAGCTCGCGGGCGCAATGCCGCTTTACCTATCCATCGTGGTGGGCTTGGCCATTATCCTGCTCATCCTTGTATTCCGCTCCATCATGGTGCCGGTGGTTGCGGGCCTGGGCTTCTTGCTGTCGGTGGGCGCCGCCTTCGGCGTGACCATCGCCGTGTTCCAAATGGGTTTCCTCGACCTCGTCAACACCCCCGCGCCGATCATCTCGTTCATGCCGATCTTCCTCATCGGCGTCACATTCGGCCTGGCGATGGACTACCAGGTCTTCCTGGTCACGCGCATCCGCGAGCACTACCTGAAGGAAAGGGGCAGCGGACCCGGTGCGGAGATCCGCGCCGTGGAGGAGGCCACGGTGGAGGGTTTCGCACAGGGTGCGCGCGTGGTCACCGCCGCAGCCGTCATCATGATCGCGGTGTTCGTGGCGTTCGTGGATCAGCCCCTGCCCTTTATCCAGATCTTCGGCTTTGCGCTCGCTGCGGCAGTGCTTTTCGACGCCTTCTTTATCCGCATGACCCTCGTGCCCGCCACGATGTTCATCCTCGGGCGCGCAACCTGGTGGATGCCGCGCTGGCTGGACCGCGTGCTGCCCGAGGTTGACGTGGAAGGCACCGAGCTGGAGAAGGAGTTCGAGCGTGCGTGA
- a CDS encoding tRNA adenosine deaminase-associated protein: MSQDGFEDGYAVTVAQEGGGWVVREFDDSFDSLETSVNAVRNLRSEGAAFAILNVEEDFLVIVRPGPSRTRLVISDATMAVDDDFAAEIAHESGIEIPDIDPADLDDVDGYPDGDFEMLEDIGLNAEMMGVLLDPDDDPHVVIERIADHLGFAGEFEDALD; encoded by the coding sequence ATGAGTCAGGACGGTTTTGAGGACGGTTACGCGGTCACGGTCGCCCAAGAGGGCGGCGGGTGGGTCGTCCGCGAGTTCGACGACTCCTTCGACAGCCTGGAGACGTCCGTCAACGCGGTGCGCAACCTGCGCAGCGAGGGAGCGGCGTTCGCCATTCTCAATGTGGAGGAGGATTTCCTCGTTATTGTCCGACCCGGCCCGTCGCGCACGCGCCTGGTCATTTCGGACGCGACGATGGCGGTGGACGACGATTTCGCCGCCGAGATTGCCCACGAGTCCGGCATCGAGATACCGGACATTGACCCGGCCGACCTCGACGACGTTGACGGTTACCCGGACGGGGACTTCGAAATGCTGGAGGACATCGGGCTCAACGCCGAGATGATGGGCGTGTTGCTGGACCCGGATGACGATCCCCACGTCGTGATCGAGCGCATCGCCGACCACCTCGGGTTCGCGGGTGAGTTCGAGGACGCCCTTGACTAG
- a CDS encoding tyrosine-type recombinase/integrase yields the protein MHYSPTFRSKGHAHAWLEKEERLIAVGGWTSPKSRRAKEQLEKQRKSVLLLDFALQKIENRAKAGEIAQTTQANYLTLYENNFAPFLTGVTLEQWTVERCHDWWEELTSSKDTLTTHKRSAELLNSISEDAVNEGILKENPVAKLAGRKKKVPHKEKVIPTPSEFRALIAAASPRYQAAYWLAGTTGLRRNEILELRLKDLETVGGAHYLRISRQVVWNKKGNGKSEKLITPPKNNRLRRVALDHQTFEVLERHIEKYCEGNSPEQLIFTTSARKQVHQSSWGTRFRDARARANISEDITFHSLRHLAGTTYAQSGATIKEIMDRLGHSTPQTAMIYQHTAQGREESLANLVAESLGPFPEQEN from the coding sequence ATGCACTACAGCCCAACCTTCCGGTCAAAAGGACACGCTCATGCGTGGTTGGAAAAAGAGGAACGGCTAATCGCCGTCGGGGGATGGACTTCACCTAAATCTCGTCGAGCGAAGGAGCAGTTAGAAAAGCAGCGGAAATCAGTATTACTGCTCGACTTTGCGCTTCAAAAAATTGAAAACCGCGCAAAGGCTGGAGAAATTGCTCAAACTACTCAGGCAAACTACCTGACCCTTTACGAAAACAATTTCGCACCTTTTTTGACCGGCGTGACTCTCGAACAATGGACGGTGGAGCGCTGTCACGACTGGTGGGAAGAGTTAACGTCGTCGAAAGACACACTCACTACGCATAAACGCAGCGCCGAGCTTCTCAACTCAATTTCGGAAGATGCTGTCAATGAGGGAATCCTAAAAGAAAATCCCGTAGCGAAACTAGCAGGCCGCAAGAAGAAAGTTCCCCATAAAGAAAAGGTCATTCCCACACCTAGTGAATTTCGGGCTCTAATCGCCGCTGCTTCACCTAGATACCAGGCCGCGTACTGGCTCGCGGGCACAACAGGGTTAAGACGGAACGAGATTCTCGAGCTTCGATTGAAGGACCTAGAGACTGTGGGGGGAGCCCACTATCTCCGCATATCTCGTCAGGTTGTGTGGAACAAGAAAGGGAACGGCAAATCCGAAAAGCTAATTACCCCTCCGAAGAATAATAGACTGCGGCGCGTGGCGCTCGACCACCAAACTTTCGAGGTTTTGGAACGCCATATCGAGAAGTATTGCGAGGGAAATTCCCCTGAGCAGCTCATTTTCACCACTTCTGCCCGCAAGCAGGTTCATCAGAGTAGCTGGGGCACACGCTTCCGCGATGCGCGCGCTCGGGCAAACATTTCGGAGGACATTACTTTCCACTCTTTGCGGCATCTAGCCGGAACAACATATGCACAATCCGGGGCGACTATTAAAGAAATTATGGACCGCCTGGGCCATTCAACCCCTCAGACCGCGATGATTTATCAACACACCGCCCAAGGTCGAGAAGAATCACTCGCAAACCTCGTTGCTGAGAGCCTTGGTCCATTTCCCGAACAAGAGAATTAA
- a CDS encoding nucleoside deaminase, translating into MARALEVAEGTPLGDVPVGAVVYDAHGREVGRGVNRREANGDPTAHAEVEALREAARALGTWRLDGCELVVTLEPCTMCAGAILGARVKSLVFGAYEPKTGAVGSLFDALRDPRHLHRVEVRGGVHEAENAALLSEFFGRLR; encoded by the coding sequence ATGGCGCGCGCCTTAGAGGTTGCCGAGGGCACACCGCTTGGCGACGTCCCCGTGGGCGCGGTCGTCTACGACGCGCACGGCAGGGAAGTGGGGCGTGGGGTGAATCGTCGAGAAGCGAACGGCGATCCGACAGCCCACGCCGAGGTCGAGGCCCTGCGCGAGGCCGCGCGGGCGCTGGGCACATGGCGTCTCGACGGCTGCGAGCTGGTGGTCACCCTCGAACCCTGCACGATGTGCGCCGGCGCGATCCTGGGTGCGCGCGTGAAGAGCCTGGTCTTCGGCGCGTACGAGCCCAAGACGGGGGCAGTCGGTTCGCTTTTCGACGCCCTGAGGGACCCGCGCCACCTCCACCGCGTCGAGGTGCGCGGCGGGGTGCACGAGGCGGAGAACGCGGCGCTTCTCAGCGAATTCTTCGGCCGTTTGAGGTGA
- a CDS encoding prephenate dehydrogenase, which yields MTSSPNYLLPPVCILGLGLIGGSLMRDLSARGERVYGYNRSRSATRAAQKEGFGVSSDLAETLARASGDNALLVVAVPMDAVAEVFDAVAEHAPHCGITDVVSVKKPVYDLVRARGLEGQYVGGHPMSGTENSGWGASQEGLFHRAAWAVTYDWADELDAAGTTVPESWSELFTQVCALAALTGAEAVPVSVGRHDEAVARVSHLPHVIAEALAIVGDHGGTLAQSLAAGSFKGATRVAGTDPSLVRNMCETNAEALVPVLDEYLTLLTRTRDSLSGDNPSIQSLAEAGNRAYVRMGARSGARRESVSPVKISSRPVMRVHPGGPGWVKQLKQIEALGGRVEVF from the coding sequence GTGACATCTTCACCTAACTACCTGCTCCCGCCCGTGTGCATCCTCGGCCTCGGGCTCATCGGGGGATCCCTCATGCGCGACCTCTCCGCCCGCGGCGAGCGGGTGTACGGTTACAACCGCTCCCGCTCCGCGACACGCGCAGCCCAGAAGGAAGGCTTCGGCGTCTCCTCTGATCTGGCGGAGACACTCGCCCGCGCTTCGGGTGACAACGCGCTACTGGTTGTCGCCGTACCCATGGACGCGGTCGCCGAGGTATTCGACGCCGTGGCCGAGCATGCGCCGCACTGCGGCATCACCGACGTGGTCAGCGTGAAGAAGCCGGTGTACGACCTCGTTCGCGCCCGGGGGTTGGAAGGGCAGTACGTGGGCGGGCACCCCATGTCCGGCACCGAGAACTCCGGCTGGGGCGCGTCCCAGGAGGGGTTGTTCCACCGCGCCGCGTGGGCCGTGACCTACGACTGGGCAGACGAGCTCGACGCCGCGGGCACAACTGTCCCGGAGTCGTGGTCGGAGCTGTTCACGCAGGTCTGCGCGTTGGCGGCCCTGACCGGCGCCGAGGCTGTGCCCGTCTCCGTCGGGCGCCACGACGAAGCCGTCGCCCGCGTGTCCCACCTGCCCCATGTGATTGCAGAGGCGCTCGCCATCGTCGGCGACCACGGCGGCACCCTCGCCCAGTCACTCGCGGCCGGCTCGTTCAAGGGTGCGACCCGCGTCGCCGGCACGGATCCCTCGCTGGTACGCAACATGTGCGAAACCAACGCAGAGGCCCTAGTGCCCGTGCTGGATGAGTACCTCACGCTTCTCACGCGAACCCGCGACTCGCTCTCTGGGGACAACCCTTCGATCCAGTCGCTCGCCGAGGCGGGCAACCGCGCCTACGTTCGCATGGGCGCGCGCTCGGGTGCCCGGCGCGAGTCTGTCTCACCGGTGAAGATTTCCTCACGCCCCGTCATGCGTGTGCACCCCGGCGGGCCGGGGTGGGTGAAGCAGCTCAAGCAGATCGAGGCGCTTGGCGGGCGCGTCGAGGTGTTCTGA
- a CDS encoding esterase/lipase family protein: protein MNRLSCAVATAAMAASLTAAPAHAAGSSATLPEAPFNDPTCVPAPEHPYPVVFLHGTSANASKFEASAQQLVDDGYCAYTLNYGREKWTIQSISPSVYGAADLLTSAEEVATFIDHVLDTTGAEKVDIVAHSQGALQAKNYISRFGNADRVNRVVAMGASLHGTTLNGQGEFLLKLVTAMPTLAAFFASTSAIQQLAGSAAMAEHNALPDTAAGVTYMSFYSPHDTTVTPNSASYFNPVPGANVVNLDAEAVCSPAAPITHPDMPSNPTMMALTKWGLERPAEETLPSAAACAPAV from the coding sequence GTGAACCGACTTTCCTGCGCTGTCGCAACCGCCGCCATGGCCGCCTCTCTCACCGCCGCCCCCGCCCACGCCGCCGGTAGCTCCGCCACCTTGCCCGAAGCACCGTTCAACGACCCCACGTGCGTTCCGGCTCCCGAGCACCCGTATCCCGTGGTGTTCCTGCACGGCACGTCCGCCAACGCGTCAAAATTCGAAGCCAGCGCACAGCAGCTCGTCGACGACGGCTATTGTGCCTACACCCTGAACTACGGTCGAGAGAAGTGGACCATCCAATCCATCTCGCCCTCCGTGTACGGCGCGGCGGACCTTCTCACCAGCGCGGAGGAAGTGGCCACCTTCATCGACCATGTTTTGGACACCACCGGTGCCGAGAAAGTCGACATCGTCGCCCACTCCCAGGGCGCTCTGCAGGCGAAGAATTACATTTCCCGCTTCGGCAACGCAGACAGGGTCAACCGTGTTGTCGCCATGGGTGCGAGCCTCCACGGCACCACCCTCAACGGCCAAGGTGAGTTCCTGCTCAAGTTGGTCACCGCGATGCCCACGCTCGCCGCCTTCTTCGCCAGCACGTCTGCAATCCAGCAGCTCGCCGGCTCTGCGGCGATGGCGGAGCACAACGCCCTCCCGGACACCGCCGCCGGCGTCACGTACATGTCGTTCTATTCCCCCCACGACACGACGGTGACCCCTAACTCCGCGTCATACTTCAACCCCGTGCCCGGCGCGAACGTGGTCAACCTCGACGCTGAGGCCGTCTGCTCCCCCGCAGCACCCATCACCCATCCGGACATGCCGTCGAACCCGACCATGATGGCCCTGACCAAGTGGGGGCTTGAGCGCCCGGCGGAGGAGACCCTTCCCAGCGCGGCAGCGTGCGCGCCAGCGGTCTAG
- the tgt gene encoding tRNA guanosine(34) transglycosylase Tgt, which produces MRDLSFEVGTERGKARTGVIHTPHGDIATPAFIPVATKATVKTLTPEQIRQVGAQAILSNAYHLYLQPGPDIVDEAGGVAAFENWHGPTYTDSGGFQVMSLGVGYKKVLDMDTVTDEARNLRNDIRAGEKERLAKVDEDGVDFKSFIDGSAHRFNPEVSMQIQHQLGADIIFAFDELTTLADTRIYQEKSVERTHRWAKRCLDEHDRLTHARPGKPLQSLWGVVQGAQYEDLRRQATRGLLELDRQARDEGRRGFGGFGIGGALEKENLGTIVGWVTDELPADKPRHLLGISEPDDIFAAVEAGADTFDCVAPTRLGRRGGVYTLDGRINLTGARFKRDFAGIDEEFGGYVSQNYSRAYIHHLLKAKEFLAGTLCTMHNLEFMLRLVDNIRLSIEDGSYEQFRDEFMGRYYARVGAPTQ; this is translated from the coding sequence GTGCGTGATCTGAGTTTCGAAGTCGGTACCGAGCGGGGCAAGGCCCGCACCGGTGTGATTCACACCCCGCACGGGGACATTGCGACGCCCGCGTTTATCCCGGTGGCCACGAAGGCCACGGTGAAAACGCTGACGCCGGAGCAGATCCGGCAAGTGGGCGCGCAGGCGATCCTGTCCAACGCTTACCACCTCTACCTGCAGCCCGGCCCCGACATCGTGGACGAAGCCGGGGGAGTGGCCGCCTTCGAGAACTGGCACGGCCCCACCTACACAGACTCCGGCGGGTTCCAGGTGATGAGCCTGGGCGTCGGGTACAAGAAAGTCCTGGACATGGACACGGTGACGGACGAGGCGCGGAACCTGCGCAACGACATCCGTGCGGGTGAGAAGGAACGCCTGGCCAAGGTGGACGAGGACGGTGTGGATTTCAAGAGCTTCATCGACGGCTCAGCGCACCGCTTCAACCCCGAGGTGTCCATGCAAATCCAGCACCAGCTGGGCGCGGACATCATCTTCGCCTTCGACGAGCTGACGACACTGGCGGACACCCGTATTTACCAGGAAAAGTCTGTCGAGCGCACCCACCGGTGGGCAAAGCGCTGCCTGGACGAGCACGACCGGCTCACCCACGCTCGCCCCGGCAAGCCCCTGCAATCGCTGTGGGGCGTGGTGCAGGGTGCGCAGTACGAGGACCTGCGCCGGCAAGCCACGCGCGGCTTGCTCGAGCTGGACCGGCAGGCGCGCGACGAGGGCAGGCGCGGCTTCGGCGGCTTCGGAATCGGTGGCGCGCTGGAGAAGGAAAACTTGGGCACCATCGTCGGCTGGGTCACCGACGAGCTGCCGGCGGACAAGCCGCGCCACCTGCTCGGGATTTCCGAGCCGGACGACATCTTCGCCGCTGTGGAAGCCGGGGCCGACACCTTCGACTGCGTCGCGCCCACACGTCTTGGGCGCCGCGGCGGGGTCTACACCCTCGACGGGCGCATCAACCTGACCGGCGCCCGCTTCAAGCGCGACTTCGCCGGCATCGACGAGGAATTCGGTGGGTACGTCTCGCAGAACTATTCCCGCGCGTACATCCACCACCTGCTCAAGGCGAAGGAGTTCCTCGCCGGCACGCTGTGCACCATGCACAACCTGGAGTTCATGCTGCGCCTTGTGGACAACATCCGGTTGTCCATCGAGGACGGAAGTTACGAGCAGTTCAGGGACGAGTTTATGGGGCGGTACTACGCTCGAGTCGGCGCACCCACGCAATGA